A segment of the Babesia bovis T2Bo apicoplast, complete genome genome:
AAATAGCATCTACTATTATATCTATAATATATTTTGCCTTTAAAGCTAAAGGAGTTAATATTTTTTTTACTTTTTCTGCGTTGTTTGAATTATATAACATTTTTTAATAAATAATTTGTTTGTTTACGGTTGTAATTAACTTTAGTATTACTAAATTTATTTGGCAGGCCGTATTGTTTTATAAGTTTATAATAGTTTTTATTATTATAACGACGATTAACGTGTTTTAATTTTAAATTAGCGTACATAAAATTATTGCTTATTTCGCAAGTTTTTAAATTTTTAGTTTTGTTTGTTCTTACACTAGCATTTGTATCTTCAAATACTCCTAATACTTCTTCCTTGTATTCTACTACAGAACTAGAATCATTTAAAACATTATTTAGCTCTAGTATGAAATTATGCTTAAAAGGTAATTTTTTTTTTGAGTTAACAGCTTTTAAAAAATATGAATATATATATTTTTTAATATATTTTAAAGGAGCCATAACTAAAAAATAATATTTAAGCTTATGTACTTTATTATCTATCATTATTATAGGTAAATTTAATTTATATATCATATACTCTAGTATAGATGTAAAATTTATATCTAATGACGAAATTAAACTAAGACTATCACTTATGTTTATTATAAGTTTTTTAGATTTTGTATATTTACCTTGCTTTTGTACAAATTTACTAAATAGCGTTAATATTAATTCTTTTTTCATAATTTTATTAAATTGTTTCATTTTTTTTATTTTATTGTAATACGTTTTACCCCGTATTTAGACCTTTTAGTTGCACGACGAGCTCTTTTAACGTCTAAAACACCTAGTATAACTTTATATTTAACTCCAGGCAAATCTGGAACATTTCCTCCTTTTATAAGTACCCTGCTATTTTTAGGTATTATAACATTTTCACCAGGAACATACGCTAATACAGTTTTTTTATTTAGAGTTGTTTTAATAACTTTTCTAACAGCAGAGTTAGGTTTTTTAGGGGACATTACTATAAAAGCGTTGCATTTGCACTTTTTCTGTGGGTTTTTATTAAGCGCTCTACTTGGTGTTTTTTTTATTTTTTTTACTCTACCCTTATCAATTAGTTGGTTTATTGTTATCATTTAAATTTACGTTTTTTAAGCCTACATCCGTTGTAAGGGTAGTTAATAACATGAGAAATAGTACGTAATTTTATACCTTTAATATTATTAAATTTTAAAAATAAAAATAATAAAGTTTTTTTATAATATGATTTATTTTTAAAAACAATATTAATATTATTAGATTTACTATAAACTAAAAACAGCATAAACTTATTAATAAGTTTATTTAATGTTATTATAGACAATTTTCTAACTTTACCATAAGATGTACATGTCTTTATAAACTGACCGCAAGATAACGATTTTAATATTGTTAAAAATATAAAAATATTTCCATATCTTTTAAATTTAGAAGATGTTATAAAAACATTATTAAATTTAAAAAAAATAGTAGAAATATTTATCTTATAGTCTAGTTTTCTTATAACCTTTTTCTTTTTTTTACTTTTAGAATGTTGTTGCTTTATTTGAATATAACAGTTGTTTTTCATTTTTGTCTGTATTTATGTCTAGAGTTACTACAGATATTAATTAATCTTTTGCCTCTTCTTATTACTTTACAATTACTGCATAATTTTTTTATAGAAGTTTTTATTTTCATTTGTATTTTTAATTATAAAGAAGCTTTTAAGCGTCTTTTTTTATTGTATAGATCACTTTTCTTTTTAAATATATTTATATTA
Coding sequences within it:
- a CDS encoding putative ribosomal protein S12, which translates into the protein MITINQLIDKGRVKKIKKTPSRALNKNPQKKCKCNAFIVMSPKKPNSAVRKVIKTTLNKKTVLAYVPGENVIIPKNSRVLIKGGNVPDLPGVKYKVILGVLDVKRARRATKRSKYGVKRITIK